In Methanomicrobia archaeon, a single genomic region encodes these proteins:
- a CDS encoding glutamine synthetase has protein sequence MENETKITNKDDVFEAMGKNEVKFVRLWFTDILGQLKSFAIAPRELEGAFDEGMGFDGSSIQGFARIDESDMVAKPDPATFQIVPWRPKENTVARMFCDILQPDGSPYEGDPRYVLKRNLARLKEAGHTFYVGPELEYFYFQENGKPKVLDQGGYFDLTTLDAGSDLRRDTILTLEKMGIQVEYSHHEVAPSQHEIDLRYKDALEMADQVMTYRIVVKEIAQRYGCYATFMPKPIFGVNGSGMHVHQSLFKGERNAFFEPDDEYQLSAMCRGYIAGLLRHAPEITAITNQWVNSYKRLVPGYEAPVYIAWARRNRSTLVRVPMYKPGKEKATRVEYRSPDPACNPYLAFSVMLAAGLAGIEGKYELIAPREEDVYLMSEADRAAKGIASLPGSLIEAIALVEQSDLVREALGDHIFNNFITSKKVEWDKYRVNVTEWELQEFLGVL, from the coding sequence ATGGAAAACGAAACGAAAATAACTAATAAAGACGACGTATTTGAAGCGATGGGAAAGAACGAAGTGAAGTTCGTGAGACTCTGGTTCACGGATATCCTTGGGCAGTTGAAGAGCTTTGCAATTGCACCGAGAGAATTAGAAGGCGCTTTTGACGAAGGTATGGGATTTGACGGTTCTTCAATACAGGGATTTGCAAGGATTGATGAGAGCGATATGGTAGCGAAACCAGATCCTGCTACTTTTCAAATCGTTCCCTGGCGACCGAAAGAGAATACCGTTGCGAGGATGTTCTGTGATATTTTACAGCCGGACGGCAGTCCTTACGAAGGCGACCCGCGGTATGTCTTGAAGAGGAACCTGGCGCGGTTGAAAGAAGCAGGACACACGTTCTACGTTGGTCCTGAGCTGGAGTATTTCTACTTCCAAGAGAATGGCAAGCCCAAAGTGCTGGATCAAGGAGGTTACTTCGACCTGACGACGCTGGATGCGGGCAGCGACTTACGACGAGATACGATCTTAACGCTGGAGAAGATGGGGATCCAGGTGGAGTACAGCCACCACGAGGTTGCGCCCTCGCAGCACGAGATAGACCTCAGATACAAAGACGCGCTGGAGATGGCGGATCAGGTGATGACCTATCGGATCGTGGTGAAGGAGATTGCGCAACGATACGGCTGTTATGCTACGTTCATGCCAAAACCCATTTTCGGTGTGAATGGCTCCGGAATGCACGTGCACCAATCCCTGTTTAAGGGAGAGCGAAACGCGTTCTTCGAACCCGATGACGAGTATCAGCTGTCGGCGATGTGCAGGGGGTATATCGCCGGACTGCTACGACACGCACCGGAGATTACGGCGATTACCAACCAGTGGGTGAACTCGTATAAACGGTTAGTGCCGGGCTATGAGGCTCCGGTGTATATCGCATGGGCGCGTCGCAACCGTTCGACACTCGTGCGGGTGCCGATGTACAAGCCAGGAAAAGAAAAGGCGACGCGGGTAGAATACCGCAGTCCCGATCCGGCATGTAATCCGTATCTTGCGTTTTCCGTGATGCTCGCCGCCGGATTAGCGGGAATAGAGGGTAAGTACGAGCTGATCGCGCCCAGGGAGGAGGACGTTTATCTGATGAGCGAAGCGGACAGAGCGGCAAAGGGAATAGCGTCACTGCCCGGGAGCTTGATCGAAGCCATTGCACTGGTAGAGCAGAGCGATCTGGTACGAGAAGCACTGGGTGACCATATCTTCAACAACTTTATCACATCGAAGAAGGTGGAGTGGGACAAGTATCGCGTGAACGTGACGGAATGGGAGTTGCAGGAGTTCCTAGGGGTGCTCTGA
- a CDS encoding FAD-binding protein produces MNETLGQRMEKLLGSDEARILKGDFERELYSMDIGDVPFVKRLFDTTPDLVIQPGSVEALKKIVRFANDESVAIVPRGSASSGLGGVVPTIRGLVLDFSAMNRIFALNRAAAEEATLKVQAGVRWSEIEEFLKDEDLSVRAYPSSFFSTVGGWIATGGYGIGSFRFGHLRDHIESIEVMFTSGEITSIRSGDEEFARFFGTEGQFGIILSATLKLRKRPKKSLPHLLYFGSTEAAFSFVRDLIQQAEITPYHIKYVDAAHLGEVNRILDEDLFSEKDAVLVAFEDEKEELSFLAFAEIRGIHAEDYLAKYLWHERLFPMKRRGCNKTPLACELVMPLESVVPFLNTLKRKIRSYRVDLNVESHIVSDREALVMLTYASDVRELRAYLAHLTLIPVLTRLGLKFGGVPYGVGIWNSPFLSDKYDKETLRSYRAYKRAVDPWNILNPNKFFAVRTKWANIPGLLFRPFIFRMLVRFARLIAPVLATPGSTTECGAEESVLEKAAYSCVKCGSCAAHCPAYTVTNEASVIPKNKLMLAKKLLAGGKIAKGDSDKVFLCTHCGMCREICQNDLDLPAAWLELEERLGNRFGRPDEAIRDFVATTESSERYWRLVNAQKV; encoded by the coding sequence ATGAACGAGACGTTAGGACAAAGAATGGAAAAACTCCTTGGTTCAGACGAAGCAAGGATATTAAAAGGCGATTTCGAGCGTGAGCTTTACAGCATGGATATCGGAGACGTTCCGTTCGTAAAGCGACTCTTTGACACCACGCCCGATCTGGTAATCCAGCCGGGAAGCGTTGAAGCGCTCAAGAAAATCGTCCGATTCGCTAACGACGAGTCAGTCGCAATAGTTCCAAGAGGTTCTGCTTCTTCAGGGCTTGGAGGCGTCGTCCCCACCATACGGGGTCTCGTTCTCGACTTCTCAGCCATGAACAGAATCTTTGCGCTGAACAGGGCGGCGGCGGAGGAGGCAACGTTAAAAGTCCAAGCCGGCGTTCGCTGGTCAGAGATCGAGGAGTTCTTGAAGGACGAAGATCTTTCAGTAAGAGCATATCCATCGAGTTTCTTCTCGACCGTGGGCGGCTGGATTGCCACAGGCGGCTATGGAATAGGCAGCTTTCGCTTTGGGCATCTCAGAGATCACATAGAATCCATTGAGGTCATGTTTACCTCGGGTGAGATCACGTCCATTCGGTCCGGGGACGAGGAGTTCGCACGGTTTTTCGGCACCGAGGGACAGTTCGGCATCATCCTATCCGCAACCCTGAAACTGAGAAAGAGGCCGAAGAAATCGCTACCGCATCTGCTCTACTTCGGAAGCACCGAAGCTGCTTTTTCGTTCGTAAGAGACCTGATACAACAGGCAGAGATCACGCCGTACCACATAAAATATGTGGACGCTGCACATCTTGGCGAGGTGAATAGAATCCTTGACGAGGATTTGTTCAGCGAAAAGGATGCGGTTTTGGTAGCGTTTGAAGATGAGAAGGAGGAACTGAGCTTTCTCGCGTTCGCCGAGATACGAGGCATACACGCGGAAGATTATCTTGCAAAGTACCTCTGGCACGAACGACTCTTTCCTATGAAGAGACGTGGTTGCAATAAAACGCCGTTAGCCTGCGAGCTCGTTATGCCGCTGGAAAGCGTCGTTCCGTTTCTTAACACGCTGAAACGAAAGATCAGGAGCTACAGGGTTGATCTGAACGTGGAATCGCACATTGTAAGCGATAGAGAGGCACTGGTGATGTTAACGTATGCCTCAGACGTACGAGAGTTACGAGCTTATCTCGCCCATCTAACGCTTATCCCAGTTCTTACAAGGCTCGGACTGAAGTTTGGCGGCGTGCCTTATGGCGTTGGCATCTGGAACTCACCATTCCTCAGCGATAAATACGATAAGGAGACGCTCAGGAGCTACAGGGCCTATAAGAGAGCCGTTGACCCCTGGAACATTTTGAACCCAAACAAATTCTTCGCAGTGAGGACGAAATGGGCGAATATCCCCGGGCTGCTCTTTAGACCGTTTATATTCAGAATGCTCGTTCGGTTTGCGCGATTGATTGCTCCGGTGCTCGCTACGCCGGGAAGCACAACTGAGTGTGGAGCTGAGGAATCGGTACTTGAAAAGGCCGCATATTCGTGTGTTAAATGCGGAAGCTGTGCTGCTCACTGTCCCGCGTATACTGTTACCAACGAAGCGTCTGTGATCCCTAAGAACAAGCTTATGCTGGCAAAGAAACTTCTTGCGGGGGGAAAGATCGCGAAAGGCGATTCCGACAAGGTTTTTCTCTGCACCCATTGCGGGATGTGTCGAGAAATCTGTCAGAACGACTTAGACCTTCCCGCTGCATGGCTGGAACTGGAGGAGCGGTTGGGGAATAGATTTGGCAGACCGGACGAAGCGATCCGGGACTTTGTCGCAACGACGGAATCGAGTGAGCGATATTGGAGGTTAGTAAATGCCCAGAAAGTATAA